The following are from one region of the Nicotiana tomentosiformis chromosome 7, ASM39032v3, whole genome shotgun sequence genome:
- the LOC104117977 gene encoding cation/H(+) antiporter 24-like isoform X2, whose translation MYFLFISGVKTDLTQIKKAGKKQWYIAIFGVSIPMLCSLFIGIGVRKSMKKELAKASSMLGLTSEFAITAFPVIYPIIRELNLLSSEIGRMALSTALISDVIGIQFIVVFEAAKQGEQKSMYALWFLISSFLIGASIFGGVRRIMIWIINATPEGKSVEQIYVVFILLGVIVAGFLCDLGGIAVTNGPLWLGLAIPDGPPLGATLVEKSETIVMDILMPFSFAYVGFFTDISSMYGHWSYLRPIFLMAVTAYVVKMVTVLFTAYFLNMPFRDCLALSLVLSLRGEVEFLIFTHWLDLKMITRAYFTMLVVMTIGVTAIVTPLISIVYDPTRPYMIHTRRNIQHTASNTELHIIACIHDEENMPGIINLLEVSNPTTHSPFFVHALHLMELVGRAAPVFIDHKEEQESDNANSQNPIHNALKLFQQGRGGENMFKIHSYTSYSPKRTMYQDICKLALEKKASLIILPFYKDQFEVVARQGVQFVNSNVLKHAPCSVAILVDRGLSMRQSIHHFALLFTGGADAREALSYADRMAANPDVSLTAVRFLSHNGEGDNEMDKKLDDGLVTWFWVKNEGNHKVRYKEVIVKNGEDTISALQAMKNEFFHLWILGRNQGINPVLLQGLTDWSGENELGVIGDFLVSMNSGTTSSVLVVKQQILRGQEPSSISFLEKFTSCGL comes from the exons ATGTATTTCCTTTTCATATCTGGTGTAAAGACGGATCTTACCCAGATAAAAAAAGCGGGGAAAAAACAATGGTACATAGCCATATTTGGGGTGTCCATTCCCATGTTATGTAGTCTATTTATTGGAATAGGTGTTCGAAAATCCATGAAAAAAGAATTAGCCAAAGCTTCTTCTATGTTGGGATTAACATCAGAATTTGCAATCACAGCTTTCCCTGTTATCTATCCAATTATTAGAGAGCTTAATCTCCTTAGTTCTGAAATTGGAAGAATGGCATTATCCACAGCTTTAATAAGTGATGTAATCGGAATCCAATTTATTGTTGTCTTTGAGGCAGCTAAACAAGGGGAACAGAAGAGTATGTATGCTTTATGGTTTCTCATTTCTTCTTTCTTAATTGGGGCATCCATTTTTGGAGGTGTTCGACGGATCATGATTTGGATAATTAATGCAACGCCAGAAGGGAAGTCAGTGGAGCAAATTTATGTGGTTTTCATACTGTTGGGAGTAATTGTTGCTGGTTTTTTATGTGATTTGGGTGGGATTGCAGTGACTAATGGGCCACTGTGGTTGGGCCTTGCCATTCCTGATGGGCCACCATTAGGTGCAACTTTAGTGGAAAAGTCAGAGACAATTGTTATGGATATTCTTATGCCATTTTCCTTTGCATATGTTGGATTTTTCACTGATATTTCATCCATGTATGGCCATTGGTCATATCTTCGACCAATATTTCTGATGGCGGTCACAGCTTATGTTGTTAAAATGGTTACTGTCCTTTTCACCGCGTATTTCTTGAATATGCCCTTCAGAGATTGTCTTGCTCTTAGCCTTGTCTTGAGTCTAAGAGGTGAAGTCGAGTTTTTGATTTTCACTCACTGGCTGGATTTAAAG ATGATAACAAGAGCATATTTCACAATGCTAGTAGTAATGACAATAGGGGTGACAGCTATAGTGACTCCCTTGATCAGTATAGTGTATGATCCAACAAGGCCTTATATGATTCACACAAGAAGGAACATTCAACATACTGCTTCAAACACAGAGTTACACATTATAGCTTGTATACATGATGAGGAAAATATGCCTGGAATTATAAATCTACTTGAGGTCTCAAATCCAACTACTCATAGCCCTTTCTTTGTTCATGCCTTGCACCTAATGGAGCTAGTTGGCCGTGCTGCACCTGTTTTCATCGACCATAAAGAGGAGCAAGAATCCGACAACGCAAACAGCCAAAATCCAATCCATAATGCTTTGAAGCTTTTCCAACAAGGCAGAGGTGGAGAAAACATGTTCAAGATACATTCATATACATCATATTCTCCTAAGAGAACCATGTATCAAGACATTTGTAAATTGGCTCTAGAGAAGAAGGCCTCTCTTATCATACTTCCATTTTACAAAGATCAATTTGAAGTAGTTGCAAGACAAGGAGTTCAGTTTGTAAACTCTAATGTCTTAAAACATGCTCCTTGTTCAGTAGCGATTCTTGTGGACAGGGGTCTTTCAATGAGACAATCAATTCACCATTTTGCGCTTCTGTTTACGGGAGGAGCTGATGCTAGGGAGGCACTTTCTTATGCTGATAGAATGGCTGCAAATCCAGATGTATCACTTACTGCTGTTCGATTCCTTTCACATAATGGTGAAGGGGATAATGAGATGGACAAGAAATTAGATGATGGTTTGGTGACATGGTTTTGGGTGAAAAATGAGGGAAATCATAAAGTTAGGTATAAGGAAGTTATAGTGAAGAATGGGGAGGATACTATTTCAGCACTTCAGGCaatgaaaaatgaattttttCATCTTTGGATACTTGGGAGGAACCAAGGGATAAATCCTGTGCTGTTACAAGGATTAACAGATTGGAGTGGTGAAAATGAACTAGGAGTTATAGGAGACTTTCTTGTGTCGATGAATTCGGGTACTACGTCTTCTGTTCTAGTGGTGAAGCAGCAGATTTTGAGAGGACAAGAACCGTCATCTATTAGTTTTCTAGAAAAATTTACAAGTTGTGGGTTGTAG
- the LOC104117977 gene encoding cation/H(+) antiporter 24-like isoform X1, translating into MSKLNLTEDPYLVNKGLVICRTVHPPHTFGIFYGENPLQFSFPLVLLEISTIIAISRLIRYLLKPLRQPRIISDILGGIIVGPSVLSRSKRFRNFIFPDTADYALKNIGLIGFMYFLFISGVKTDLTQIKKAGKKQWYIAIFGVSIPMLCSLFIGIGVRKSMKKELAKASSMLGLTSEFAITAFPVIYPIIRELNLLSSEIGRMALSTALISDVIGIQFIVVFEAAKQGEQKSMYALWFLISSFLIGASIFGGVRRIMIWIINATPEGKSVEQIYVVFILLGVIVAGFLCDLGGIAVTNGPLWLGLAIPDGPPLGATLVEKSETIVMDILMPFSFAYVGFFTDISSMYGHWSYLRPIFLMAVTAYVVKMVTVLFTAYFLNMPFRDCLALSLVLSLRGEVEFLIFTHWLDLKMITRAYFTMLVVMTIGVTAIVTPLISIVYDPTRPYMIHTRRNIQHTASNTELHIIACIHDEENMPGIINLLEVSNPTTHSPFFVHALHLMELVGRAAPVFIDHKEEQESDNANSQNPIHNALKLFQQGRGGENMFKIHSYTSYSPKRTMYQDICKLALEKKASLIILPFYKDQFEVVARQGVQFVNSNVLKHAPCSVAILVDRGLSMRQSIHHFALLFTGGADAREALSYADRMAANPDVSLTAVRFLSHNGEGDNEMDKKLDDGLVTWFWVKNEGNHKVRYKEVIVKNGEDTISALQAMKNEFFHLWILGRNQGINPVLLQGLTDWSGENELGVIGDFLVSMNSGTTSSVLVVKQQILRGQEPSSISFLEKFTSCGL; encoded by the exons ATGTCAAAGCTTAACCTCACCGAGGACCCTTACCTCGTCAACAAAGGCCTCGTAATATGCCGTACCGTACATCCTCCACATACCTTTGGCATCTTCTATGGAGAAAATCCATTGCAATTCTCTTTTCCCCTTGTTTTGTTAGAGATCTCCACCATCATCGCCATCTCCCGTCTCATTCGCTATCTTCTCAAGCCTCTGCGGCAGCCGAGGATCATATCTGACATCCTC GGTGGAATAATCGTAGGACCGTCTGTTTTGAGCCGAAGCAAGCGTTTCAGGAACTTCATTTTCCCAGATACTGCTGACTACGCACTGAAAAATATTGGACTCATTGGGTTTATGTATTTCCTTTTCATATCTGGTGTAAAGACGGATCTTACCCAGATAAAAAAAGCGGGGAAAAAACAATGGTACATAGCCATATTTGGGGTGTCCATTCCCATGTTATGTAGTCTATTTATTGGAATAGGTGTTCGAAAATCCATGAAAAAAGAATTAGCCAAAGCTTCTTCTATGTTGGGATTAACATCAGAATTTGCAATCACAGCTTTCCCTGTTATCTATCCAATTATTAGAGAGCTTAATCTCCTTAGTTCTGAAATTGGAAGAATGGCATTATCCACAGCTTTAATAAGTGATGTAATCGGAATCCAATTTATTGTTGTCTTTGAGGCAGCTAAACAAGGGGAACAGAAGAGTATGTATGCTTTATGGTTTCTCATTTCTTCTTTCTTAATTGGGGCATCCATTTTTGGAGGTGTTCGACGGATCATGATTTGGATAATTAATGCAACGCCAGAAGGGAAGTCAGTGGAGCAAATTTATGTGGTTTTCATACTGTTGGGAGTAATTGTTGCTGGTTTTTTATGTGATTTGGGTGGGATTGCAGTGACTAATGGGCCACTGTGGTTGGGCCTTGCCATTCCTGATGGGCCACCATTAGGTGCAACTTTAGTGGAAAAGTCAGAGACAATTGTTATGGATATTCTTATGCCATTTTCCTTTGCATATGTTGGATTTTTCACTGATATTTCATCCATGTATGGCCATTGGTCATATCTTCGACCAATATTTCTGATGGCGGTCACAGCTTATGTTGTTAAAATGGTTACTGTCCTTTTCACCGCGTATTTCTTGAATATGCCCTTCAGAGATTGTCTTGCTCTTAGCCTTGTCTTGAGTCTAAGAGGTGAAGTCGAGTTTTTGATTTTCACTCACTGGCTGGATTTAAAG ATGATAACAAGAGCATATTTCACAATGCTAGTAGTAATGACAATAGGGGTGACAGCTATAGTGACTCCCTTGATCAGTATAGTGTATGATCCAACAAGGCCTTATATGATTCACACAAGAAGGAACATTCAACATACTGCTTCAAACACAGAGTTACACATTATAGCTTGTATACATGATGAGGAAAATATGCCTGGAATTATAAATCTACTTGAGGTCTCAAATCCAACTACTCATAGCCCTTTCTTTGTTCATGCCTTGCACCTAATGGAGCTAGTTGGCCGTGCTGCACCTGTTTTCATCGACCATAAAGAGGAGCAAGAATCCGACAACGCAAACAGCCAAAATCCAATCCATAATGCTTTGAAGCTTTTCCAACAAGGCAGAGGTGGAGAAAACATGTTCAAGATACATTCATATACATCATATTCTCCTAAGAGAACCATGTATCAAGACATTTGTAAATTGGCTCTAGAGAAGAAGGCCTCTCTTATCATACTTCCATTTTACAAAGATCAATTTGAAGTAGTTGCAAGACAAGGAGTTCAGTTTGTAAACTCTAATGTCTTAAAACATGCTCCTTGTTCAGTAGCGATTCTTGTGGACAGGGGTCTTTCAATGAGACAATCAATTCACCATTTTGCGCTTCTGTTTACGGGAGGAGCTGATGCTAGGGAGGCACTTTCTTATGCTGATAGAATGGCTGCAAATCCAGATGTATCACTTACTGCTGTTCGATTCCTTTCACATAATGGTGAAGGGGATAATGAGATGGACAAGAAATTAGATGATGGTTTGGTGACATGGTTTTGGGTGAAAAATGAGGGAAATCATAAAGTTAGGTATAAGGAAGTTATAGTGAAGAATGGGGAGGATACTATTTCAGCACTTCAGGCaatgaaaaatgaattttttCATCTTTGGATACTTGGGAGGAACCAAGGGATAAATCCTGTGCTGTTACAAGGATTAACAGATTGGAGTGGTGAAAATGAACTAGGAGTTATAGGAGACTTTCTTGTGTCGATGAATTCGGGTACTACGTCTTCTGTTCTAGTGGTGAAGCAGCAGATTTTGAGAGGACAAGAACCGTCATCTATTAGTTTTCTAGAAAAATTTACAAGTTGTGGGTTGTAG